The genomic window CAGTGCTACACCTACACATTTGGCAGATGGTTCGGACGACGTCCTTCAGTTGGCAGGAACCAAGGCGGTGAACAACCTGGCAGCTCGAGCTCAGCTACTGGACCCGGCCCTTCTGGTGCAGTGTCAGGACCGCAGCCTGAGATTTCCAATAGCGTGGTTAGCCAGTTGCCTGGTGCGTCAGTCCAACTGGCTGGTCAGAGGCCTGGTAGTCAACCAACCGTACCAGGATTGCAGTCTGAAGGCGGTTGGAACAGCATGAATGGCTTAGATAATGGAGTTTGGAGCGGTGGGCCTGACGAATACCTTGGAAGAGTTTGGGGGGTGCCGACGCCAGGATATGCTAATCGTTGGAGCTTCAGCAATGGCAATGTAGGTTCTGGAAGTATGGATGGCAACTTCTTAGGTGTGAACAGTGGCCCCTTAAATGGTATTGGTGGCGCCTACGGGAATGGAATTGGTGGCATCGGAAGCGTAACCGGGGGCTTTGGAAGTGGCAGCTCGGACTTCCCAAGTGGTAATACAGGCTTCGTAAGTGGTGCTGGCGGCATCCCAAACGGCAATAACGGCATtggaggaggaaacagcattttcGGAAGTGCCGGAATGGGCCTCTCAAGTAGAAATACGGGCTACGGGACCGGCGTTGTTGGAGCTGCCGCTGGCAACATGGGGTACTCGTCCAATGATCTCGCAGTAGGTCTGGGTGGCGTCACAAGTAGCAGCGGAGTTTTTGGACCTGGTAACATTGCCCCAGGCAGTGCCAAAGGGCTTGCATAGAGCAGCGCATGGGAATGTCACTTCTGTTTGTGTTGCAAAGGCTCCAATATATGATAACAAAACTGGCAAGAGATTTGGCCCGCTATAAAATAAAGCACGTGATTACTTCAACATGTGTGTTAAAAAGTAATGTTTTTGATTACTAAACGTCTGGAAATATATTGTTCTagtaaagaaaacgaaaaaagttGTGCTCTATAGCTTTCGTTTTAAAGTCTTTGTTCGGATGAGGATGGTGACTATTCATACATCGCCAACGCTCTCGAAGAAAAGATGTATTGCTCTATCAGGGAAGCAGACACTGCATCTCTCTTttcgtaaaacaaaaaaatattcatACCTACTGTTCTCGCCCCATTATGGTTTCATTgcgaacaagaaaaaaagtacaaTTTTTGCAGACACCCTGTACAGCATAGTATAGGGATGTCGAACAAGCCCGAGTGGCCCAATCTTGGATGAACAGAGTGGACAAGCAACTCTATAAGGCTAAGAGGGGGCGTCGCTGAGGACCAGCTCCAGCTCTGAGGACCAGCTCCAGCTCTTGGAAAGGGCTCGGCCATCGGTGGCTAGCGACGGCTACCAGTCATGAGGAAGTCACCCATCTCTGGGCGAAGAGAATACGCGCCTGGTTGCACAATAAAGCTACATTATCTTTGTGAGTTACACAGAAGCTGATGAAACTTCCAGGTAATCAAGGTTGATGTCTGCTAAAAGTAGCTTGGAGCTGAAACTTCGATGCATCCTGCCATGCTGCACATTGAAGTACCGTATACTCATGACAGCTTCTTTGTGCTGTTTCTATTGAAATACTAATGTTGATTCTGGTGTAAGTGTTACAAGCAGAGAGCTAAAAGCATCTGTTTCCGGCCACGAGTTTTCTCTACACAGCTAATCAAAACAATTCGATGTACCAGAGGCCGAGACACCGGCGCAGCCCGCAGGCAAGAACACACACTGTGGAAGCAGCGTGTAATAAAATACGAAGGCACACTTGAACACACGTGTATGCACTATACGAAGATTTCGGCAAACGTCATTGTCTAACTTTTATTTGCAAAATCATGTTTGCAGTGTGGCTCAAGCAATTATACCCATTTGTATCACATCAGTAAATGACGTCGTTATGATTTATGTATGATACCTAAAGGAGCAAGAATAAAATTACGGAGTTATTTTGCTCCTGCTTCCGAGTCTGCGAACTATAGGAACGAAAGTAGAAAGCATTGACACGAAATAGGAATGAAGACAAGTTAGGACTGCTTCGTTACAGCATGATGCCGAACTCATGTGCTAACTGTTGATTTTCATTACCAATGTTACGCCTTGAGAACTCGTGGGCTTACACTATGATTAGGGTGATGTAGTTGCGCTGCTAAGCACGCTCTTACAGAAGAGTTTGTGCCCAAACTCTTATTGTGACGACTGATTGAAAAAATATTGGttgcgctgcggatggggtcagccgtttggagtatcgtttgacCACTTTGATGCCTCTTAGAGTACCGTtagggatggacagacagacagacagacagacagacagacagacagacagacagacagacagacagacagacagacagacagacagaccaaaattttcgcgtcgaaggtccctatgaaagactatcgttttcaaAAGATTTACTATTCGCATCGCTACGCCATGTGTAAAGCAATACCACTTTATGGGAAGTCTTGTGAAGAGTGGCCTTACCaagggaaggagggggggggtaaCGTGTTCGAGCCCACTCGTATTTTTCAATTTTGAATGTgtaccaagcaaaaaaaaaaagaacatgcgcGAGGATAAATGAACGCTTTGGATCATCAATACTTTGCGAGCAAAACCAACCAATCACTGAGAAATACATATTTTTAAGGGATTCGTACATACTTTATGCATTATAGACACAGGTTCCCAACACTTTGAACGTCACATTTACGTAGGCCTCACATCGACGTAAGCCGCGTCCTCCAACTTGCGAACTACTGAACGCATATAATGTCACGACAATGGGTGCAATATCCGCAACAGCTGCTTCTCAAAACAGCAGAGGGAGAGATCTGCTTACGCATTCTCGCCGTCGCAACGACATTGCTTCCGAACCTGCAATGATAGTTCAACGTTACTTGCGAGTGCGACGTAAGCACAGGTAAtgctaaataaaaagaaaactataTGAGCAGAATAATTGCACCTATTCCTAAATAAACCTACTTTCTTTTCGGTGGCTCAGCAGTTGGAGACGCTAACTCCGTGGTGTTTAAAAGTGATAAAAAATAATGCTGAAAATAAACGGAAAGTTGACACTCTTAGAATAGCAGCAAAAAACAAGCATCGCGAGGGGAGAGGACAATGCAAAAATACAAAGGGGAACTCGAAATGCAATGGTTAATTTTACTAGCGAGAGTATATAAACAGGGCATAAAACAATGCAAATAACCATTGTGCGCCAGGACAGCACGGCGGTAGCTAAATTATCTATCATTTACGTTGTGTGCCTGAGACAAATATATGGAGAGGGCAAAAAGAATGGCAGAGAGGTTAAAGATGTTTGCGCTTGGTTGGCTGCGCTTCACGAGGGGTAGGGGAAATGCAGAGTAATAtaactgacaaagaaaaaaagaatcatAAAAAGACGAAAAAGCAATATAACTATTAGTGTGAACAGACGCACCTAAGCGTATTCAGCGGGTAAAACATTTTTATTTCTAAGACAAGTTATGGTCTGTTTTATGGCCGATCCCCCTTGTGGGTGGTGCGAGGCATATAAGGGCCAACCAATCAACCAACAAACCTTAAGGCAAGGTGTCTGCAGGACCAACGCTGGCAGTTTAGCTACGCTCGTAGAATTCAGTGGGGCTTTCGGACCTTTGGGCACAGACAATGTCCTGGTCcaaggtgtcaagatttttttATGGTGGCAACCTTCCGTTGGGATACTCAAGTTCGGCTCCTAGAACCCATTGTTTAGTTTGGAAGGATAGACAGCAGCATTCgattttctcaatcgcttccccACACTGTATACCACTGGTACGCGTGACAGAAATTGACTGAACGAAATGTGGCTGAGCGAAACATCTCAGTGACGTCATTCACGGTCGTTTCCCGGACTCAAGCTGGGGGGTTTATCGACAGCATCGTAATGCTATCTGGGGGACAGTAAAATAATGCATAACCTCTCAGCGCAACAAGTCCAACGTCGGTGTTTGTACTGGCGCccttggttgtgagcaaaaaatcccCATCTCTTCCTTTACTGAAAGTTCGAGGAAGCTGCGAATAAAATACTCTTAGACACAAGGACACATATAGAAATCAGTCTTGATTTTATTAATGTTACCATATACTTACACTACCAGATCGTACACCTATCCTGGGGAAGTAGAGCTAATTTAGATCGTATATTATTGCGATGCCCCTCGTTACTGGGTAGCAATCAAGTGAACCCGGCTAAGGGGTGTTTTGTCATCAGAAGCCCACGACGTGGTGGTAAGGCAGCCTATTTGCCTAAATGGGCAAGTAGTGGGCATCTCCCAGTACTAGTTGCAGTAGTCGTATCTCCCAGTACTACAAATAATGTTGCATTAAGCATCCCTATGAATGTGATGTAGCTGGAGAAGTCTCTTTAACGCAGTTCATGATGATTGACTAAAGCGTAGAATCACTGGCAGGCGTCAAAAAATGTCTATGGAGCAAGGAGTCGCTACCATAAAGTCCCGCACCTTACCAAGTGTTCAGACATACCTATCAATCAGTAGCAGCTGAAATATCTAAAAAGCGAAATGCTGCGTCGGTTCGAGTGTTGACCTACGAAGGAGTAGTCATTCCTTCACCGATTCGCGAAAAGAAAATTATGACACAGTGGGCACTTAAAAACTGTGTTTGAAGTAGGTACTCAATGATACATTGAAACGGTGCGTGTTACGTGCAGAATCACGTAGAAATATCACATAGCACATGGGCATCTGGCAATCAGCTCTTTTCGAAAGGCGACCGCTGTTGCTGGCATCGAACTCTCTACATTCGACTCCATGGCAGAGCACCTGCAAAATCACTGTGCCGGCGTAGATCAACAATATTTGAATATTGGTTAACTATTTGAGATTAGAAAAAGTCCTAACACCATGTCTGAGCATGATACTTGTCCGTCACTGCAGAAATGAGTCAGTGGTGTCACGCTTCTGATTCTGCTCTTAATAATGCACCACAGACTCATTTATCTGGCTCTCTTT from Rhipicephalus microplus isolate Deutch F79 chromosome 7, USDA_Rmic, whole genome shotgun sequence includes these protein-coding regions:
- the LOC119179584 gene encoding uncharacterized protein LOC119179584; the protein is MAIIFSVSLLALCALVLPTNGQQAEPQLASVKTGGGGLEPQNPCTQLLPGPGRAPDLRRRCPRGKVYKECVSSTCGEYKCKHLYRFRERKCTADCRSGCFCAWPFFKNNDGRCVPFWQCYTYTFGRWFGRRPSVGRNQGGEQPGSSSSATGPGPSGAVSGPQPEISNSVVSQLPGASVQLAGQRPGSQPTVPGLQSEGGWNSMNGLDNGVWSGGPDEYLGRVWGVPTPGYANRWSFSNGNVGSGSMDGNFLGVNSGPLNGIGGAYGNGIGGIGSVTGGFGSGSSDFPSGNTGFVSGAGGIPNGNNGIGGGNSIFGSAGMGLSSRNTGYGTGVVGAAAGNMGYSSNDLAVGLGGVTSSSGVFGPGNIAPGSAKGLA